The Anaeromyxobacter sp. Fw109-5 genomic interval CGCCTTGATCATTCCGGCCTTCCCGCTTTCTAGGGTGTGGGCGTCGAACATGCCCCACGGCGGCAGGGGTTTCAAGGGCCGGGCGCCCCTCACGCGGGAAGGGGAGGGAAGCGCCGGCACATCCGCGAGATGAACGGCATGTCCGGGTGGAGCTCCGCCTTGCCCGCCTGGATGGCGCGCTGGAGCGCGCGCTCGGACGGCACGACGTCGATCGGCGAGAGCACCCGCTGGAACGATCGGTGGTGGTGCACGAAGGGGCGGTTGCGCGCGACGTTCTGCGCGGCGAGCTGCTCGAGGCCGAACCACAGCGGCTGCGTGAGCTTGGGCCCGAAGCCTTCGAGCGCCAGCACGAAGGCGTTGCGGGTGCCGATCCCGCCGCGCTGGACCGTGGCCCACGCCTCGCGGGCGGGGAGGTTGTCCACGAGGCCGCCGTCCACCAGCCGGAACACGTCGTGCCGCTCGAACAGCTCCGCGAGCAGCCCGTGCATGCGCTCGTCCTGGCGCAGGACGTCGTAGTGGATGACGCCCGGCAGCGCGGACGAGAAGCCGACCGCGTCGATGGCGTCGAAGGCGCGGGTGGCGTCGTCCGCGCCGAGGTAGACGCGCGCGAAGCGATCGCGCTGCGCGATGAGCTCGCCCACCGCCTCCAGGGCCTCCGACATCATCCGCTTCACGACGTGCGGGCGGGGGGCGCGGCCGTGCAGGTCGAGGAGGTGCTCGTAGTAGCTGGGATCGCGGGGCAGCGCGCCGTTGCGGATGCCGGTCACCGCGACCAGCAGCGGGATGGCGAGCTGGCCGAGGGTGAGCGGGTGGCCGTCGGGCCCGCGCAGGAACTCCCCGATGGCGGCGCGCAGGTAGAGCCGCATCGCGGCGGGCAGGCCGTAGCGCGAGCCGGTCTGGAGGAACCGGAAGATCGTGCGGAACGACAGCGAGCGCATCGCCTCGTCCACGTCGCCGGCCTGCCAGCGGATGCGGCGCGCGCGGAACAGCAGGAGCACCGCGCCCATGCTCGTGCCGGCGAGGAGCCGCGGCACGAGGCCGTACTGCTCGAGGAGGGCGAACGCCCCGAGGTAGGACCAGGTCACGCCCCCGCCGCCCCCGGCGACGAGGACGAGCGCCTTCTCGCAGACCTCGCGGTCGATGGCCTCCGGCGTCACCCGGCCCGCCAGCGCCGCCGCGGCCCGCCCGCGCCACGCGCGCGCGTGGAGCGCGAGGTCGGGGACGACGCGGCACAGCTCGGCGCGGTCCGGTCCGCGCGCGCCGAGCAGGGCGGGGAGCGCGAGCTCGCGGACGTCCTCGCGGAACGGCGCGAGCAGGCCGCCGAGGTCGACGTCCGAGCCGTCCGGCGCGCGGACGACCGTGGTCCGGGCGAGGTTCAGCGCGTAGCGGAGGGCGGCCTCGTCCTGCTCCGACAGCCAGGGAGGGCTGGAGACCACGTCGCGGACGAGGGCGGCCTCGGCGTCCGAGAAGGGGCGCAGCTCCTGGTGCAGGGCGTCGAGCGGTTCGTCGGGGGGCAAGCCGGCCGGATTGTAGACGAGACGGCTCGCCCCACCTATCGCACCACGGCGTCGAACGCGGCGCGCACCGCCGCGGTGGTCCGCGCGTAGTCCGCGAGGAAGCGATCGCCGGGCGACGGGCCGTAGTACCCGAGCCGGCGCGCGAGCTGCTGCAGCGCCGGGCCGCGCTCGGGGAGGTGATCGATGGCGAAGTCGTGGACGATGCGGAGCCGAAGCTCCACGCGCCGCAGGAACTCGTACCCGCGCGCGAGCGCCTCGTGGTCCGCTTCGCGCAGGAGCCCGTGGGCGCGGAGCCGCTCGAGCGCCAGGGGCGTCGAGCCGGTGCGGATCTGGGGGTGGTCGTATCCGTGCAGGAGCTGGAGGAACTGCGCCGCGAACTCGACGTCCACGAGGCCGCCGTGGCCGGTCTTGGGGTTCTTCCCCCGCGAGGCCTCCTTCGCGAGCTCGGTCTCCATCCGCTCCCGCATGCGGCGGATCTCGGCCGCGAGCGGGGCGCGGTCCTCGCGGCGCCCGTACACCACCGGCAGGATCACCTGCGCCTCGATCTCGACGAACGGCGCGGGGTCGCCCGCGACGTGCCTCGCCCGCAGGAGCGCCTGCCGCTCCCAGAGCTGGCTGCGCACCTCGCCGGTCGCGCCGGCGCCCGCGCCGCCCGGGAGCGCCTCGCCCATGTGGTAGCGCTTGAACCCCTCCGTGCCGATGACGAGCGCGCCCTGGTTGCCCGAGGGGCGGAGCCGCGTGTCGATGGCGAACAGGCGCCCCTCGCGCAGGGGCATCTGCAGGAACGACATGAAGCGCTGGGCGAGCCGCGCGTAGGCGGCGTGGTGCTCGCCGCCGCCCCCGCGGTAGAGGAACACGAGGTCGAGATCGGAGTGGTAGCCGAGCTCGCGCCCGCCGAGCTTGCCCATCCCCACCACGCAGAGCCGCTGGGGCGGCAGCGCGCCCTTCGCGCGCGCCTCCCCCTCGGCCAGCTCCAGGCAGCGCTCGAGGCACACCTCGGCGAGGTCCGAGAGCTGGCGCGCGATGACGGGCACGTCGATCGTGCCCGCGATGTCGTGGATCGCGACGCGCAGCACCTCCTCGTTCTTGAAGCGCCTGAGCTCGCCGAGCTGGCGCTCGAGGAGATCGTCGGGCGCGAGGTCCGCGGGGATCGCCGCGAGCCGCTCCTCGAGATCGGCGCGGAAGCGCGCGACGTCCTTCTCGAGCAGGACCTGATCCTGCCGGAGCAGCATGTCGATGAGCTCGGGGTGGCGCAGGAAGCGCTTCGAGAGGAAGTCGGAGGTGCCGAACAGCGACAGGAGCAGCCGCGCCACCCGCCGGTGCTCGGCGAGCATGCGGAAGTAGGGCTCGGGGTTCGCGAGCGCCGCCGCGAAGTCGGCGAGGTGCGAGAGGGCCTGGTCGGGGTCGGGCGTGCCGAGCGCGTCGCCGAGGAGCGCGACGGCGGCGGCGGGATCGCCGTGCGGCGAGAAGGGGGTGCGCCGCCGCGCCATCGCGTCGATGGCGGCGAGCACGCGGTCCGGGTCCATGAGGCCGCGCCGCGCGGCGATCTCGGCGCGGCGCTCCCGCGGGACCTCCGGGTCGGCGAGGAGCGCGAGCTCGGGGTCGAGGGGGGGCGCCTCCTCGGCGGCCGTCCCCAGCAGCCCGGCGAACAGCGCCGCCACCCGCTCCCGGTGCGCCGCCAGGGCCGCCTCGAACGCCGCCTCCGTGGCGAAGCCCATGGCGCGCGCGAGGCCGAGCCGCTCGCCGGCGGGGGGGAGCCGGTGCGTCTGCGCGCCCTCCACCATCTGGACGCGGTGCTCCGCGCGCCGCAGGAAGAGGTAGGCGTCCGCGAGCCCGTCGCCGTCCCTGGCCGGGACCACGCCCGCGAAGATGAGCCGCTCGAGGGCGGGGAGCACCGCGCGCTCCCGCAGCGGCTTCCCCTCCTGCCGCCCTCCGTGCAGCAGCTGCAGCGCCGACACGAAGAACTCCGCCTCGCGGATGCCGCCCTTGCCCAGCTTCAGGTCGTCCTTCCCCTCCGCGCCGGCGCGCGCGTCGATGCGCGCCTTCATCGCCTGGATCTCGGCGAGCACGTCGAGGTCCAGGCTGCGCCGCCAGACGAACGGCTCGAGCTGGCGCATCAGCTCCTCGCCCGCGGCGAGATCCCCCGCGGCGGGCCGCGCCTTCACGAGCGCGTTCCGCTCCCAGGTGCGCCCGAACGACTGGTAGTAGAGCTCGGCCGCGCGGACGCTGTTCACGATGGGCCCGTTCTGCCCGTCGGGCCGCAGGTTCAGGTCCACGCGGAAGACGAACCCGTCCTCGGTCGGCTTGGCGATCGCCTCGGTCACGAGCTCCGCGAGCTTCGCGTAGTAGGCGAAGTGCGTGACCGGCTTCTCGCCGCGCGTCTGGCCGTCCCGCTCGTAGACGTAGACGAGGTCCACGTCGGACGAGAAGTTGAGCTCGCGCGCGCCGAGCTTGCCCATGGCGATCGCGCAGAAGCCCGCGCCCGGCTCGCGGCCCTCCATCCCCTCGGGGGGCCCGTGCCTCGTGCGCAGCCGCCGGTCGTGGAAGCGGATCGCCGCGTCGAGGCAGGCGGTGGCGAGGGAGGAGAGCTCGGCGGTCACCTCCTTCACGCGCGCGCGCCCGAGATCGCGCAGCGCGATCCGGACGATCTCCCGGGCGCGGACGCGGCGCAGGAGGCTCAGGAAGCCGGGGACGTCCTCCGGGTCGAGCCGGCGCACCGCGCGGGCGAGCAGCCCGCGCAGGTCGGCCTCGGCGCGCGGCTGGTCCACGAACGGGGAGCGGGCGGCGCGGCGCAGGAGGCGCGGATCGCGGGCGAGGAGCGCGGCGACCATGCGCGACGAGCCGGCGAGCAGCACGAGGGCCTGGAGCAGGTCGCGCTCGGCGGGGAGCTCGCCCGCGCCGTCCACGTAGCGCTCGACGCCGGCGAGGGCGAGGTCGGGATCGGCGGACAGCCGGCACGCCGCGAGCACCTCCTCGAACCGGGCGGGGAAGCGGCTTCGGAGGCGCGCCAGGCGCTCTTGGGAGTCGGGCGCGCGCGGCTCCTCCGGCCCGAGGCCGGGGATCGCGTGGGCGGGGCGCATGGGGACCCTCATGGCGCCGCCCACTTGCGTTGAGCGTCGCGAGGCGCACGGAGCCGTCGCCGAGCGGGGCACACGACGACCGAGCAGCGCAGGCGTGCCTGGAAGGCACGTCGAGCAGCGCAGGGAGGAGTCTGCCCCGCGCAGGCAGGCAGCGTGCGCCGCAGCAGCTCAATGCGGGTGGGTGTCGCCATCAAGCCTCGTCGCCGTCGGGATCGGCGGGGACCGGGCCGCCCCGTCCCGCGCGCGACAGGCCGTGCTGCTTGATCTTCTTGTGCAGGTTCGTGCGCTCGACCCCCAGCGCCTGCGCGGCCTGCGTGATGTTCCAGTCGTGCTCCTCGAGCTTCTTGAGGATGTAGTCGCGCTCGACGAGGTCGCGCAGCTCGCGGAGCGGGACCTCGCCGTAGCGAGAGAGGTCGGAGCCGCCCGCGGCGGGTGGCGCGGCGGGCCGGGCGCCGACGGTCTCCGGCACGTCCGCGGCGGTGATCCGGTCGCCGCTCATGATCACCATGCGCTCGCACACGTTCCGCAGCTCGCGCACGTTCCCGGGCCAGCGGTACGCGCGCAGGCGGTCGTAGACCTCGGGATCGACGGCCTTGGGGCGGGTGCCGTTCTCCCGCGCGGCGAGCTGGAAGAAGCGCTCGGCGAGGAGCGGCACGTCCTCGAGCCGCTCGCGGAGCGGCGGCGAGACGAGCGGCACGACGTTCAGGCGGAAGTAGAGGTCCTCGCGGAACGTCCCCTCGCGCACCTCCGCCTCGAGGTCCTTGTTCGTCGCGGCGATGACGCGCACGTCGACGTTGAGGGCGCGCTCGCTGCCGACCCGCACGATCTCCCCGGTCTGCAGGGCGCGGAGCACCTTCGCCTGCGCCGACAGGCTCATGTCGCCGATCTCGTCCAGGAACAGGGTCCCGCCGTGGGCGACCTCGAACTGGCCGCGCCGGCGCGACGCCGCCCCGGAGAAGCTGCCCTTCTCGTGGCCGAAGAGCTCGCTCTCGATGAGCTCGGAGGGGATGGCCGCGCAGTTCACCTTCACGAACGGCCCCTGCGCCCGCTTCGATTGACGGTGGATCTCCGCGGCGACGAGCTCCTTGCCGGTGCCGGACTCGCCCAGCACGAGCACCCGCCCGCTCGTGGGGGCGACCTTGGCGATGTCCTCGCGCAGCCGCCGCATCGCCGGGCTCTCGCCGAGCATCTCGTCCTGGAACTTCCGCTCGCGCGCCGCGAGGACCTGGACCTTCTCCTCGAGCGAGCGGCGGGCGAGCGCGTTCCGCACCGAGACGAGCACCCGGTCGCGGTCGACCGGCTTCGAGAAGAAGTCGGTCGCGCCGCGCTTCACCGCGTCGACGACGTCGCTCGTGTCGGCGTGGCCGCTGATGACCACGACCGGCAGGTCCCGCCACAGCTCGCGCGCGCGGGAGAGCAGGGCCAGGCCGTCCATGCCCGGCAGGCGGATGTCGAAGATGCCGAGGTCGACCGGCTCGCCCTCGAGGATCTTGAGCGCGTCCTCCGCGCTCTCCGCCTCGGAGACGGCGTAGCCCTCCGCCTCGAGGACCATGCGCAGCGTGCGGCGGATGTTGCGCTCGTCGTCCACCACGAGCACGGTTGGCTTCGTCGCGTCCATGGGGCGGGGATTATAGGGAATCGGCGCGGGGTTCGCGCGTCCCCGGACGCGTTCGCCGGCGAGGCCTCAGCGGTCGGCCGGGCGGGAGAGGATCACGAGGGAGCGCGCCTCCAGCGGCACCGACCCGCGGGCGGCCACGTGCTCGCGCTTCTGCTCCAGCTCGCCGGCCGTGTCGACGAGCACCTCCCACTCCCGCCCCCAGTCCACGTCGGGGAGGACGTAGGTGACCCGCTCGTGCGAGGCGTTGAGCAGGACGAGCAGCGAGTCGCCCACGATCCGTTCGCCCCGCTCGTCGGGCGTCGCGATCTGGTCGCCGCCGAGCAGGAAGGCCACGGACTTCGCGAAGGGCCTCTGCCAGTCCTCCTCGGTCATCTCGACGCCGTCGGGCCGGAACCAGGCCAGGTCCTTGAGCGACGAGTCCCAGGGCCGGCCGCCGCGGAAGAAGCGTCGCCGCTGCAGGACCGGCTGGTCCAGGCGGAGCTGGATCATCCGCCGCACGAAGGCCAGGAACGCGCGGCGGCCGTCGTCGAGGTTCCAGTCGAGCCAGCTGAGCTCGTCGTCGTGGCAGTAGGCGTTGTTGTTGCCGCGCTGGGTCTTCCCCAACTCGTCGCCCGCGGTGATCATCGGGACGCCCTGCGAGACCAGCAGCGTCGCCATGAGGTTCCGCATCTGGCGCTCGCGGAGCGCGAGGATCGCCGGGTCGTCCGTCTCGCCCTCGGCGCCGCAGTTCCAGGAGTGGTTGTCGTCCGCCCCGTCGCGGTTGTCCTCGAGGTTCGCCTCGTTGTGCTTGCGGTCGTAGCTCACGAGATCGCGCAGCGTGAAGCCGTCGTGCGCGGTGACGAAGTTCACGCTCGCGTAGATCTTCCGGCCCGCCGCCTCGTAGAGGTCGGCGGAGCCGGTGAGCCGGTAGCCCATCTCGCCGGCCAGGTTCTCGTCGCCCTTCCAGAAGCGCCGCACGACGTCGCGGTACTTCCCGTTCCACTCGGACCAGCGCACCGGGAAGGCGCCGACCTGGTAGCCGCCAGGGGCGACGTCCCAGGGCTCCGCGATGAGCTTCACCCTCTCCAGGACCGGGTCCTGGTGCACGGCGGCCAGGAAGCGGGACGCCTCCGCGAACTGCTCCGGATCGCGGGCGAGGGTGACGGCGAGGTCGAACCGGAAGCCGTCGACGTGCATCTCCTCGACCCAGTAGCGCAGCGAGTCCATCACGAGCTTCAGCGCCTGCGGGTTCGTGGTGTCGAGCGAGTTCCCGCAGCCGGTGGAGTCCCAGAAGTAGCGCGGGGACTCCGCCACCAGGCGGTAGTAGGTGCGGTTGTCGAGCCCCTTCAGCGAGAGCGTCGGGCCGAGGTGGTTCCCCTCGCAGGTGTGGTTGTAGACGACGTCGAGGATGACCTCGATGCCCGCCGCGTGCAGCGCCCTCACCATGGCGCGGAACTCCGTCACCTGCTCGCCGCGCGAGCCGCGGGCGTACTTCTGCTCGGGCGCGAAGAAGCCCAGGGTGGAGTAGCCCCAGTAGTTGGTGAGGCCCTTCGAGCGGAGGAACGGGTCGTCGAGGTACTCGTGGACGGGGAGGAGCTCGACGGCGGTCACGCCGAGGCGCTGGAGGTGGGCGATCGCCGGGGGCGAGCCGAAGCCCGCGTAGGTGCCGCGCAGCTCCGGCGGCACCTCCGGGTGACGCGCCGTGAACCCCTTCACGTGCACCTCGTAGATCACGCTGCGGTGCAGCGGGGTGCGCGGCGGCCGATCGCCGCGCCAGTCGAAGTGGTTCCCCACCACGACGGATCTCGGCACCGCCGCGGCGCTGTCGCGGTCGTCGAGCGCGAGGTCCTGCTCCGGCGCGTCGTGCCGATACGAGAAGATCGGGCCCTCGAGGTCCACCTCGCCGGAGATGGCGCGCGCGTACGGATCGACGAGCAGCTTCGCGCCGTTGAAGCGGAGGCCGGCCTCGGGCTCGTACGGTCCGTGCGCGCGGTACCCGTAGGGCGTCCCCGCGCCGACGCCCGGCAGGTACGCGTGCCAGACGTGGCCGGTCCGCTCGGAGAGCCGGACGCGGCGCAGCTCGCGCGACGGATCGTCGGCCGCGAAGAGGCAGAGGTCGATCGCGTCCGCCTCGCGCGCGTAGACGGCGAAGTTGGTCCCTTCGTCGTCGTTGGTCGCGCCGAGGGGGTAGGGCCGCCCGGGCCAGATGGCGTCGGATGTCATCCTGGTGCCCGCTCCGTGCCGGGCTCACCAGAATCTGCTGACGGGCCGCCCGGGCGGCCATCGAGCAGGTGCCCGACCGCCAGGGGCGGCAGGGCGGCGCCCACCTCGGCAGGAGTCGCAGCCGTCCGACCGCGCCGGGCGGGCGGCCGCTTCGACCCCGACGTGGAGCGGATCGCGGGGCGTCCCGCCGGATATACGCTCGCGGATGAAGGTCCTCCTCGTCGCCGACGCCGTGGGTGGCGTCTTCACCTACGCGGTCGAGCTGTCGCGCGCGCTCACCTCTCGCGGGGTGGGCGTCGTGCTCGCCACCGAGGGGGCCCTCCTCGCTGCCGAGCAGCGCCGCGCGCTGGCCGGGATCGCCGGGCTCGCGCACGAGGAGCGCCCGTTCCGGCTCGAGTGGATGGAGGACCCGTGGGACGACGTCGCGGCCGCGGGCCGCTGGCTCCTCGAGCTCGAGGAGCGCGAGCGGCCCGATGTCGTCCACACCAACTCCTTCGCGCACGGCGCCCTGCCGTTCCGCGCGCCGAAGCTGGTCGTCGGCCACTCCGACGTCGTCTCCTGGTTCGAGGCCGTGAAGCGCGCGCCGCCGCCGCCCTCCTGGGACCGGTACCGCGCGGCGGTGACGGCGGGTCTCCACGGCGCCGACGCGGTCGCGGCGCCGAGCGCGGCGATGGCGGCGGCGCTCGTCCGTCACTACGGCCCCCTCCCGCGCCCGGCGGTCATCCCGAACGGCCGCGACCCTTCGCGCTTCCCGCCCCGGCCGAAGCGGGAGCTCGTGCTCGGCGCCGGGGGGCTCTCGGACGAGGCGAAGAACGCCCTCGCGCTCGCGCGCGTCGCCCCGCGCTTGACGTGGCCGGTCTACATCGCCGGCGAGACGCCGGCCTCCGGCCGCAAGACCGCACGAGCGAGCGAGTCCGCGGGCACCGCGGGCGGCGAGGCCACGCTGCTCGGCCGCCTCGAGGAGGACGCGCTGTCCCGCTGGATGGGAGAGGCGGCGATCTTCGCCCACCCGGCACGCTACGAGCCGTTCGGGCTCTCGGTGCTGGAGGCGGGGCTCGCGGGGTGTGCGCTCGTGCTCGGCGACATCCCCAGCCTGCGCGAGAGCTGGTCGGGCGCCGCCGCCTTCGTGCCGCCGGACGAGGACGACGCCCTGGCCGCCGCGCTGGGGGCGCTCGCCCGGGACCCTGATCGACGCGCGATCCTCGCCGGCCGCGCCCGGGCGCGCGCCCGGCGATTCGGCGCGGGGCGGATGGCAGAGCGCACGCTCGCCCTCTACCGGACGCTCGTGTCCCGCGCCGCGTCGCTCGGAGCCCCGACCTAGGAAGAAGAGATTGGCGCTCCAACGGGAGTGGATGTCCGCGGCCGCCCGCCCGGCCGAGCGGCGCCCGTCCGAACGAGCGACCCTCCGCCCTGTAGGATCGCCAGGGACCTCCGCGCCGAGAGAGGGCGCGCGAGCGAGCGCCACCGCTGCCGGCGGCGATGCACGCCCGCGAGTGGCCGTCCCTGTCGCGCTTACCGATCTCGGATCGGGCGGCCTCGCTCCTTCTTACAGGATGCGTCCTGCGGTGCGGCGCGCCCACCCCCGGTTTTGCGCCCAAATCACGGGACTGCCCCGGTCGGCATGCCCATTGCTCGAGCACAGGGGGACTTCAGCACGACGGCCCATCACGACGCTCCAGGAGGCAGCCCGATGAATCGTTCGACCGGCGCGAGCAGCACCCTCGACCAGTACCTGCGCGAGATCAACAAGGTCGCGCTCCTCACCGTCGAAGAGGAGCGGCGCCTGGCGCGTGAGTTCCGGGACGAGGGCAAGACCCGCGCCGCCCACAAGCTCGTCGAGGCGAACCTCCGCTTCGTCGTGAAGGTGGCGTTCGAGTACCGCTCCTACGGGCTGAGGATGGCGGACCTCATCCAGGAAGGGAACATCGGCCTGATGAAGGCCGTCCAGAAGTTCGACCCCGACAAGGAGATCCGGCTCATCTCCTACGCGGTCTGGTGGATCCGCGCGTACATCCAGAACCACATCCTGAAGTCCTGGTCGCTCGTGAAGATCGGGACCACGCAGGCGCAGCGGAAGCTGTTCTTCTCGCTCGCCCGCACCCGGCACGAGATCGAGCGCGTGACCCCCGGCGCCGGCCTCGACTCCGAGGGCATCGACGTGAACCTCGTCGCCAAGAAGCTCCGCGTCCGGGCGAGCGACGTGGTGGAGATGCAGCAGCGCATGGAGGGGCGGGACCTCTCGCTCGACGCGCCGGTCGCCGACGGCACGAGCACGCACCTGGAGTTCACCCCGTCCGACGCCGATCCGCAGGACGACGAGCTCGCCCGCGCCGAGGAGGACGCGATCGTGAACCGCCGCGTCAACGACGCCATGAGCCGGCTCGACCCGCGCGAGCGGCACATCGTCGAGGCGCGCATCATGGGCGACGGCAAGGAGACGCTGCGCGATCTCGGGCAGCACTTCGGCTTCTCGCGGGAGCGCGCGCGCCAGCTCGAGATCCGCGCCCTGGAGAAGCTGCGCCGGGAGCTGCAGCCGCTCGCCGACGAGATCGGCTACCCGGCGACGCAGGGGGTCGAGGCGGTCGAGTAGCGGAGCGACGGGCGAGAGGGACGGCGCGGCGCCGCCGGCGGGATCCGCCGGACGGCGCCGTCCTCGTCTCCTGCCGGGCTACCTCCGCGACACCGCGAACGGGGCGAACGCCTGCTGGACCGGCATGAGCTCCATCGTGTTCACGTTCACGTGCGCCGGGCGGGTGACCGCCCACAGGATCGCGTCGGCGACGTCCTCTCCGGAGAGCGGCGTGACGCCCTCGTAGACCTTCTTCGCCTTCTCGGGGTCGCCGCTGAACCGGACGAGCGAGAACTCGGTCTCGGCCATGCCCGGCTCGATGGACGTGACCCGGAGGGCCGTGCCGAGCAGGTCGGAGCGCAGGTTGAGCGAGAACTGCCGCACGAACGCCTTCGTCGCGCCGTACACGTTGCCGCCCGGGTAGGGGTAGCTGCCCGCCACGGAGCCGATGTTCACGACGTGGCCCCGGTTCCGCTCCACCATGCCGGGCAGCACCGCGCGCGTGACCGTGACGAGCCCCGTGCAGTTCGTGGCGATCATCGTCTCCCACTCGTCGAGGGAGGCGCGCTGCGCCGGCTCGAGGCCGAGCGCGAGCCCCGCGTTGTTCACCAGCACGTCCACCGCCGCGAACGCCGCGGGCAGCCCCGCGATGGCGCGCTCCACCGCGGCGCGATCCCGGACGTCGAGCGCGACCGCGTGGACCCGGTCTCCGCCGGTGGCCGCGAGCGCCCGCAGGCGGTCCTCGCGCCGTCCGGCGGCGATCACCTTCGCCCCAGCGCGCAGCAGCGCCTCCGCGCACGCCGCGCCGAACCCCGAGGTCGCGCCCGTCACGAGCGCGACCCTGCCGCCGAGATCGTATGCCATGCGCCCGATGCTAGCACCGAGGGCGCGCGCGGCACGGCCCGGGTGGGCGCCAGGAGGCCTGGGACGGCTACGGCTGCCCGAGCGCGGCCGCTGCCGCCGCGCACGGCGGCGCGCCGATCACGCGGCGCTGAGCGCCTCCGGGGCGAGGGGCAGGGCGATCGAGAACGACGCCCCGCCGCCGGGGCGGTCTCCCACCTGGAGCTCCCCGCCGTGCTGCAGCACGATCTTCTTCGCGATGGCGAGGCCGAGCCCGGTGCCCCCGCTGCCCTTCGTCGTGAAGTAGGGGTCGAAGATCCGGTCCCACAGCTCCCGGTCGATGCCGGGCCCCTCGTCCGCGAGCGTGAGCACGGCCCGCTGCCGGGTGCGCGCGACGCCGAGGTGGATGCGGGCGCGCGCCGGACGGGCGGCGTCGATGGCGTTCTGGCAGAGGTTCGTGAGGACGCGCCGCATGAGCTGGCGGTCGAGCGCGACCGGGCAGGAACCGCTCGCCTTCACCACGTCCACGTCGGCCGCCGCGCCGATCTGCTTGCTCGTGCGGACGAACTCGTCCACGAACGCGCCGAGCTCCGCCGGCTCGGGCCGCACCTCCGGGAGCTTCGCGAACCCCGAGAACTCGTCCACGAGCCGCTGCAGCGTCCCGATCTCCTCGCGCACGATCTCGCCCGCCTCGCCGAGGAGCTTCCCGAAGGCCGGGTCCTTCATGGGGGTCGCCTTCCAGCGGGCCTCCAGCTGCTGGAAGGCCAGCTTCATCGGCGTGAGCGGGTTCTTGATCTCGTGGGCCAGCCGGCGCGCGACGTCCTGCCAGCCGGAGATCTTCTCGAGGTACACGATCCGGTCGCGCCCCTCCTTCACCTCCCGCACCATGGCGTTGAAGGCCCGGGCGAGCCCGGCGACCTCGTCGTTCGCGCGGCCCGGATCCACCTGCACGGACAGGTCGCCCGCGGCGAGCCGGCGGACCGCCTCCACGAGCCGCGTCACGCGCCGGGTGGTGCGGCGCGCGAGCAGGATGCCGATGGCCGCGGCCCCCGCCGCCCAGGCGACGAGG includes:
- a CDS encoding patatin-like phospholipase family protein, yielding MPPDEPLDALHQELRPFSDAEAALVRDVVSSPPWLSEQDEAALRYALNLARTTVVRAPDGSDVDLGGLLAPFREDVRELALPALLGARGPDRAELCRVVPDLALHARAWRGRAAAALAGRVTPEAIDREVCEKALVLVAGGGGGVTWSYLGAFALLEQYGLVPRLLAGTSMGAVLLLFRARRIRWQAGDVDEAMRSLSFRTIFRFLQTGSRYGLPAAMRLYLRAAIGEFLRGPDGHPLTLGQLAIPLLVAVTGIRNGALPRDPSYYEHLLDLHGRAPRPHVVKRMMSEALEAVGELIAQRDRFARVYLGADDATRAFDAIDAVGFSSALPGVIHYDVLRQDERMHGLLAELFERHDVFRLVDGGLVDNLPAREAWATVQRGGIGTRNAFVLALEGFGPKLTQPLWFGLEQLAAQNVARNRPFVHHHRSFQRVLSPIDVVPSERALQRAIQAGKAELHPDMPFISRMCRRFPPLPA
- the glgX gene encoding glycogen debranching protein GlgX, with product MTSDAIWPGRPYPLGATNDDEGTNFAVYAREADAIDLCLFAADDPSRELRRVRLSERTGHVWHAYLPGVGAGTPYGYRAHGPYEPEAGLRFNGAKLLVDPYARAISGEVDLEGPIFSYRHDAPEQDLALDDRDSAAAVPRSVVVGNHFDWRGDRPPRTPLHRSVIYEVHVKGFTARHPEVPPELRGTYAGFGSPPAIAHLQRLGVTAVELLPVHEYLDDPFLRSKGLTNYWGYSTLGFFAPEQKYARGSRGEQVTEFRAMVRALHAAGIEVILDVVYNHTCEGNHLGPTLSLKGLDNRTYYRLVAESPRYFWDSTGCGNSLDTTNPQALKLVMDSLRYWVEEMHVDGFRFDLAVTLARDPEQFAEASRFLAAVHQDPVLERVKLIAEPWDVAPGGYQVGAFPVRWSEWNGKYRDVVRRFWKGDENLAGEMGYRLTGSADLYEAAGRKIYASVNFVTAHDGFTLRDLVSYDRKHNEANLEDNRDGADDNHSWNCGAEGETDDPAILALRERQMRNLMATLLVSQGVPMITAGDELGKTQRGNNNAYCHDDELSWLDWNLDDGRRAFLAFVRRMIQLRLDQPVLQRRRFFRGGRPWDSSLKDLAWFRPDGVEMTEEDWQRPFAKSVAFLLGGDQIATPDERGERIVGDSLLVLLNASHERVTYVLPDVDWGREWEVLVDTAGELEQKREHVAARGSVPLEARSLVILSRPADR
- a CDS encoding sigma-54 dependent transcriptional regulator is translated as MDATKPTVLVVDDERNIRRTLRMVLEAEGYAVSEAESAEDALKILEGEPVDLGIFDIRLPGMDGLALLSRARELWRDLPVVVISGHADTSDVVDAVKRGATDFFSKPVDRDRVLVSVRNALARRSLEEKVQVLAARERKFQDEMLGESPAMRRLREDIAKVAPTSGRVLVLGESGTGKELVAAEIHRQSKRAQGPFVKVNCAAIPSELIESELFGHEKGSFSGAASRRRGQFEVAHGGTLFLDEIGDMSLSAQAKVLRALQTGEIVRVGSERALNVDVRVIAATNKDLEAEVREGTFREDLYFRLNVVPLVSPPLRERLEDVPLLAERFFQLAARENGTRPKAVDPEVYDRLRAYRWPGNVRELRNVCERMVIMSGDRITAADVPETVGARPAAPPAAGGSDLSRYGEVPLRELRDLVERDYILKKLEEHDWNITQAAQALGVERTNLHKKIKQHGLSRAGRGGPVPADPDGDEA
- the glnE gene encoding bifunctional [glutamate--ammonia ligase]-adenylyl-L-tyrosine phosphorylase/[glutamate--ammonia-ligase] adenylyltransferase; translated protein: MRPAHAIPGLGPEEPRAPDSQERLARLRSRFPARFEEVLAACRLSADPDLALAGVERYVDGAGELPAERDLLQALVLLAGSSRMVAALLARDPRLLRRAARSPFVDQPRAEADLRGLLARAVRRLDPEDVPGFLSLLRRVRAREIVRIALRDLGRARVKEVTAELSSLATACLDAAIRFHDRRLRTRHGPPEGMEGREPGAGFCAIAMGKLGARELNFSSDVDLVYVYERDGQTRGEKPVTHFAYYAKLAELVTEAIAKPTEDGFVFRVDLNLRPDGQNGPIVNSVRAAELYYQSFGRTWERNALVKARPAAGDLAAGEELMRQLEPFVWRRSLDLDVLAEIQAMKARIDARAGAEGKDDLKLGKGGIREAEFFVSALQLLHGGRQEGKPLRERAVLPALERLIFAGVVPARDGDGLADAYLFLRRAEHRVQMVEGAQTHRLPPAGERLGLARAMGFATEAAFEAALAAHRERVAALFAGLLGTAAEEAPPLDPELALLADPEVPRERRAEIAARRGLMDPDRVLAAIDAMARRRTPFSPHGDPAAAVALLGDALGTPDPDQALSHLADFAAALANPEPYFRMLAEHRRVARLLLSLFGTSDFLSKRFLRHPELIDMLLRQDQVLLEKDVARFRADLEERLAAIPADLAPDDLLERQLGELRRFKNEEVLRVAIHDIAGTIDVPVIARQLSDLAEVCLERCLELAEGEARAKGALPPQRLCVVGMGKLGGRELGYHSDLDLVFLYRGGGGEHHAAYARLAQRFMSFLQMPLREGRLFAIDTRLRPSGNQGALVIGTEGFKRYHMGEALPGGAGAGATGEVRSQLWERQALLRARHVAGDPAPFVEIEAQVILPVVYGRREDRAPLAAEIRRMRERMETELAKEASRGKNPKTGHGGLVDVEFAAQFLQLLHGYDHPQIRTGSTPLALERLRAHGLLREADHEALARGYEFLRRVELRLRIVHDFAIDHLPERGPALQQLARRLGYYGPSPGDRFLADYARTTAAVRAAFDAVVR